ACAATCGCGTTAAACAGAATGGTGAGCGCCCCCACCAGAATGGTTAGGCTGAGCACCAGCGAATAGTCGCGGTTCAGCGCGCCATTGACGAACAGCTGGCCAATGCCAGGTAATCCGTAAATGGTTTCAATGACCATTGAACCGGTGATAATGCCGACAAAAGCGGGACCCAAATAGGAGAGCACCGGCAGCAGCGCAGGCTTCAGCGCGTGACGCAGAATAATGCGGCGCATCGGCAGCCCTTTAGCGCGCGCGGTACGGATGAAGTTGGAATGCAGGATTTCAATCATCGAGCCACGCATGATACGCGCAATACTGGCAATGTAAGCCAGCGACAACGCCACCATTGGCAAAATCATAAATTTCAGCGCCCCGCCGTTCCAGCCGCCGCCCGGAAGCCAGCGCAGCAGAATCGCAAACACCAGCACCAGCAACGGCGCAACGACAAAGCTGGGGATAACCACGCCGGTCATCGCCACGCCCATCACCGCATAATCCCATTTGGTATTTTGCTTCAGCGCCGCGACCACGCCCGCGGTAACACCCAGCACCAGCGCCAGCAGGAACGCCGCCAGGCCAAGCTTGATCGAAACCGGAAACGCACCGGCGACCAGATCATTGACGCTGTAATCTTTGTACTTAAACGACGGCCCTAAATCACCGTGCGCCAGTTGCAACAGATAGTTGCCGTACTGTTTGATCATCGGATCGTTCAGATGATATTTCGCTTCGATGTTGGCCATTACTTCCGGGGCCAGCGTTCGTTCGCCGGTAAACGGGCTACCGGGTGCTAAGCGCATCATAAAGAAGGAGATAGTGATCAGAATAAAGAGCGTTGGAATCGCTTCAAGACAGCGACGAAAGATGAATTTTAACATTGCCTGTACCCACGTGCTGCCAGTTCCGCCCCCGCAGGAGCGGATCCACATTGCCTTATCAGAGGCGGAAAATTCCGCCTCTCAAACTGTCATCAGTGCTTAATGATATAAAGGTTTTTGTCGTAAACGTTGTCCAGCGGATCTTTGCCGGTATAACCGCCGACATAAGGTTTCACCAGGCGCGCGTTGACGTAATAATAAACCGGCACGATCACCGAATCTTTATCCAGAATTTGCTCTGCCTGCGCGTAAAGCGCGCTGCGTTTTGCATCATCCGGCGCCTTCAGTGTCTCACCCATGATCTTATCGAACGCCGGGCTCTTATAGTGCGCGGTGTTGTTGCTGCTGTCTGACAGCATGGTGTTCAGGAAGGTGGTCGGTTCGTTGTAATCCGCACACCAGCCAGCACGCGCCACGTCAAAGTTGCCCTGATGACGCGTGTCGAGGAAGGTTTTCCACTCCTGGTTTTCCAGCTTGACGTTGACGCCGAGGTTTTTCTTCCAGATCGACGCCACGGCGATAGCCAGCTTCTTGTGCAGGTCAGAAGTGTTGTACAGCAGATCGAAAGTCAGCGGTTTATCCGCGGTATAACCCGCTTCAGCCAACAGCTTCTTCGCCTCTTCGTTGCGCTTTTCCTGTGACCAGGTAAACCACTCCGGTGGCGTTAACTTGATGCCGTCGGTGTAAGGCGGTGTATAACCGTAGGCTGGCAGATCGCCCTGGTTTTTCACTTTGTTAACGATGATATCGCGATCGACACCCAGCTTAAGGGCAGCACGGACGCGCGGATCGTTAAATGGCGGCTTCTGGTTATTGATTTCGTAATAGTAAGTACAGAGGTAAGGATCGACGTGTACCTCGGTCGGGATCTCTTTCTTCAGCTTCTGGAACAGCTCAATTGGCATGTTGTTGTAGGTCATATCGCTGCCGCCGCTGCGATAGCGGTTAACATCGGTGACTTCAGAAGAGATCGGCAGGAAAGT
The sequence above is drawn from the Duffyella gerundensis genome and encodes:
- the oppB gene encoding oligopeptide ABC transporter permease OppB, whose translation is MLKFIFRRCLEAIPTLFILITISFFMMRLAPGSPFTGERTLAPEVMANIEAKYHLNDPMIKQYGNYLLQLAHGDLGPSFKYKDYSVNDLVAGAFPVSIKLGLAAFLLALVLGVTAGVVAALKQNTKWDYAVMGVAMTGVVIPSFVVAPLLVLVFAILLRWLPGGGWNGGALKFMILPMVALSLAYIASIARIMRGSMIEILHSNFIRTARAKGLPMRRIILRHALKPALLPVLSYLGPAFVGIITGSMVIETIYGLPGIGQLFVNGALNRDYSLVLSLTILVGALTILFNAIVDVLYAVIDPKIRY
- the oppA gene encoding oligopeptide ABC transporter substrate-binding protein OppA, whose amino-acid sequence is MTNITKKSLVAIGVFTALSAMSSNIVMAATVPAGTELAPKQELVKGNGAELQSLDPHKIEGVPESNANRDVLEGLIISDVQGHPIPGVAESWDNKDGKVWTFHLRKDAKWSNGEPLTAQDFVYSWQRLADPKTASPYASYLQYGHLLNVDDIISGKKKPDQLGVKALDEHTLEVTLSEPVPYFFKLLIHPSMSPVNKAAIEKFGDKWTQPENWVGNGAFKLSQWVVNERLVLVRNTNYWDNVNTKLDKVTFLPISSEVTDVNRYRSGGSDMTYNNMPIELFQKLKKEIPTEVHVDPYLCTYYYEINNQKPPFNDPRVRAALKLGVDRDIIVNKVKNQGDLPAYGYTPPYTDGIKLTPPEWFTWSQEKRNEEAKKLLAEAGYTADKPLTFDLLYNTSDLHKKLAIAVASIWKKNLGVNVKLENQEWKTFLDTRHQGNFDVARAGWCADYNEPTTFLNTMLSDSSNNTAHYKSPAFDKIMGETLKAPDDAKRSALYAQAEQILDKDSVIVPVYYYVNARLVKPYVGGYTGKDPLDNVYDKNLYIIKH